ACGCCTTGTCATCAGCAACATCGATACCAAAGCAACATCCGAAGAAACCGCTGATGCGCTGTATGTATTCATCGGTGCAAAACCTTATACGGACTGGATTGCGCTGAATATCATCAAGGATGACAAAGGTTTCATTGAAACAGGCCGTGAACTGCGGAACTATGATGCCTTCAATAAAATATGGAAACAGACCCGTGACCCATACCTGCTGGAAACCAGCTGTCCCGGCATCTTTGCAGCCGGTGATGTCCGCGCCCGTTCCATGAACCGCGTAGCCGCCGCCGTTGGGGAGGGTTCCATGGCTATCAGTTTTGTACATAAATATCTTGCTGAAGTAAAATAACGATACTATGCCTTGCCAGCACATACAGGATATCGACACCCTGAAAACAGCGAAGGAACGCGCCTGCGAAGAATGCCGGAAACACGGCGGGCACTGGCTGCACCTCCGTACCTGCCAGACCTGCGGCGCCACGCTCTGCTGTGATGATTCACCCAAAAAGCACATGACGCAGCACTT
This genomic stretch from Chitinophaga sp. XS-30 harbors:
- a CDS encoding UBP-type zinc finger domain-containing protein, whose amino-acid sequence is MPCQHIQDIDTLKTAKERACEECRKHGGHWLHLRTCQTCGATLCCDDSPKKHMTQHFHETGHPVIISAEPGERWMWCYVDSDFAEY